Proteins from one Bradyrhizobium sp. CB82 genomic window:
- a CDS encoding extracellular solute-binding protein translates to MTTVTRRNVLKGGTALAGGLAGILATGRAPAFAQGTTVHWLRWNDFVPASDQLLRKELLPAAEKELGIKVNLETVNGNDLQPRVTASIQSGSGPDLIMIFNNQSALYAESVVDLSDLAEEVSSREGGLYKYSRAVTSDGKKFNSMPWTIVGAMNAYRKSWFEEIGVTKFPETWEAYYDAGKKLKAKGHPFGQAVSHSFGDPPTFVYPLLWSYGGKEVEADGKTVAINSKNTIDSIKFMTSFYKDTCDEGGLAWDDTSNNRAFLSQTISSTLNGASIYIESLRNPDKYITEKGVQLKTDILHAPLPRGPHGQFGLHTFFSHMLMSYSQNQKAAKDLLRWLHKPANYEKWFISQKGFATPPTAHWESHELWGADPVMDPFKVAGKLGQAPGFAGPAGKRAAEALTKYIIVDMYAKAIQGASAEDSVKWAEGELKKIYT, encoded by the coding sequence ATGACGACGGTAACCCGACGCAACGTCCTCAAGGGCGGCACCGCGCTCGCTGGCGGCTTGGCTGGCATCCTGGCCACCGGCCGCGCGCCGGCCTTTGCCCAGGGCACAACGGTCCACTGGCTGCGCTGGAACGACTTCGTGCCCGCTTCCGATCAACTGCTGCGCAAGGAACTGCTGCCTGCGGCGGAGAAAGAGCTCGGAATCAAGGTCAATTTGGAGACCGTGAACGGTAACGACCTGCAGCCGCGCGTGACCGCCTCGATTCAATCGGGAAGCGGTCCTGATCTCATCATGATCTTCAACAACCAGTCCGCGCTCTATGCGGAGAGCGTGGTCGACCTCAGCGATCTCGCTGAGGAAGTCTCGAGCAGGGAAGGCGGGCTCTACAAATACTCGCGTGCCGTTACCAGCGACGGCAAGAAATTCAATTCGATGCCGTGGACGATCGTCGGTGCCATGAACGCGTACCGCAAGTCCTGGTTCGAAGAGATCGGGGTCACGAAATTTCCCGAGACGTGGGAAGCCTATTACGACGCCGGCAAGAAATTGAAGGCCAAGGGGCATCCGTTCGGTCAGGCTGTCAGCCATTCGTTCGGCGACCCGCCGACGTTCGTCTATCCGCTGCTGTGGTCGTACGGCGGCAAGGAGGTGGAGGCCGACGGCAAGACGGTGGCGATCAACAGCAAGAACACGATCGACTCCATCAAGTTCATGACGAGCTTCTACAAGGATACCTGCGACGAGGGCGGCCTGGCGTGGGACGACACCAGCAACAACCGCGCGTTCCTGTCGCAGACCATCTCGTCCACGCTCAATGGCGCGTCGATCTACATCGAATCGCTGCGCAATCCGGACAAGTACATTACCGAGAAGGGTGTGCAGCTGAAGACCGATATCCTGCATGCGCCTCTGCCCAGGGGACCACATGGGCAGTTCGGTCTGCATACTTTCTTCTCGCACATGCTGATGAGCTACTCGCAGAACCAGAAGGCGGCAAAGGACCTCTTGAGGTGGCTGCATAAGCCTGCAAACTACGAGAAGTGGTTTATCTCACAGAAGGGCTTTGCCACGCCGCCGACGGCGCACTGGGAAAGCCACGAGCTGTGGGGCGCCGATCCGGTGATGGACCCCTTCAAGGTCGCAGGCAAGCTCGGCCAGGCTCCCGGCTTCGCCGGCCCTGCAGGCAAGCGGGCGGCCGAGGCGCTGACCAAGTACATCATCGTCGATATGTACGCGAAGGCAATCCAGGGCGCGTCGGCGGAGGACTCCGTGAAATGGGCGGAAGGCGAACTCAAGAAGATCTACACTTGA
- a CDS encoding sugar ABC transporter permease codes for MAIAETRVYMPQAPRPRLRLLEDERWLAFVLLMPTLALLGMFIAYPFMRGILLSVTNSRVGVPGEFVGLANFYKIFNDGIFRTSVYNTFLYTGVTTVFKLSLGLWLAMLLNRNFRGKAFTRAFILLPFIIPTVLSTFAWKWMFDPTFSVLNWLLYHLGLITGRINWLGDPDLAMISIIIVNIWRGVPFFAISLLAGLQTISPELSEAAAIDGARPWQRFWYITWPLLLPVTMVVVLFSVIQTFADFQIVYVMTGGGPANATHLFATYAYQIGIGTGLLSEGAAISLAMFPVLFLVVIIQLLYIRRVEVR; via the coding sequence ATGGCGATCGCAGAAACCCGGGTTTACATGCCGCAGGCGCCGCGGCCCAGGCTCCGGCTGCTTGAGGACGAGCGCTGGCTCGCATTCGTGTTGCTGATGCCGACCCTGGCGCTGCTCGGCATGTTCATCGCCTATCCTTTCATGCGCGGCATCCTGCTGTCGGTGACCAACTCGCGCGTCGGCGTTCCGGGCGAGTTCGTCGGCCTTGCCAACTTCTACAAGATCTTCAATGACGGGATCTTTCGCACCTCCGTCTACAACACGTTCCTTTATACGGGTGTAACCACGGTCTTCAAGCTGTCGCTCGGGCTGTGGCTGGCCATGCTGCTCAATCGCAATTTCCGCGGCAAGGCATTCACCCGCGCCTTCATCCTGCTGCCCTTCATCATCCCGACCGTGCTCTCGACTTTTGCCTGGAAGTGGATGTTCGACCCGACATTCAGCGTTCTCAATTGGCTCCTCTACCATCTCGGCTTGATCACCGGCCGGATCAATTGGCTGGGCGACCCGGACCTCGCCATGATCTCGATCATCATCGTCAACATCTGGCGCGGGGTGCCGTTCTTCGCCATCAGCCTGCTCGCCGGTCTGCAGACCATCAGCCCCGAACTCAGCGAGGCCGCTGCGATCGACGGCGCCAGGCCGTGGCAGCGGTTCTGGTACATCACCTGGCCGCTGCTGCTGCCCGTGACCATGGTCGTGGTGCTGTTCTCGGTGATTCAGACGTTCGCCGACTTCCAGATCGTCTACGTGATGACGGGCGGCGGACCGGCCAACGCAACGCACCTGTTCGCCACCTACGCCTATCAGATCGGTATCGGCACCGGCCTTTTGAGCGAGGGCGCCGCCATCTCGCTTGCGATGTTTCCGGTCCTGTTTCTGGTCGTCATCATCCAGCTTCTCTATATCCGCCGCGTGGAGGTCCGCTGA